The Malus sylvestris chromosome 3, drMalSylv7.2, whole genome shotgun sequence genomic sequence TAAGAGGAATTGCATCAAACAATTTGTGCGTATTCTTAGGTGAGGTCCCATAACAAATAGCCTCCTGCGACATTCCCCAATGTATTTCTTGACTTTAGGATCCCGGGATCTAATAGAACCCCTTGGATTTTTCCTGCTTATAAGTGAGATATATTAAATTCAACTTATATGATTGTTAATAATGAATTATTTATGTGTTTAATTCGATATCTAGTTAGTGACTAAGCTGTTGTGGGGGGCTAGTCCAATGTGATTCCCTCTAGAGTAATTTTTACTTACGGTAAGGGAATGAGAATAAATGAGTATGAATGAAAATGAATGGGCCGGTtacctaaaaattaaaaatatctcATTAGCATAGGGAGTTGTTCTATATATAATTCGTATCAGTATTCACCTATGCTTGCAAGTTGTTTGTTTTTGAATTCAGGTTTCCTATATATCCCACATATACCTGTAGAGAAGTCAAATCTTATAAATCACTGGGTCAGTACTcagtatataaaaaataaagcttagatctttaattaataaaattaacatTTGAATTTCTCTCCCGCCAAgctaagaaatgaagaaaaaagataGAATAAACAGAGAAAAATATCTGGGAGATAAAAGAAATAAAGGTCGTACTCAGTGCACAAGACTTTCGCTTTACGCAGGATCTGGAAGAGATGAATGaatatattttaatttcctTTGCACCCTAGGGATTACAAATACCCAAGGAGCAGTTAATAGTTTAGATTCTTtcgattatatatatatatatatatattcggtaacattggagaagaaaatgaaacactaAGAAACAACTAATCTCGTTGTAGTAACTCCAAAATAGttataaaaaagaatttgaacTAAACGAGAAGAAAGCTTCGCAAGCTTCTAAAACTCTATGTTGCTATTTAAACCAATTTAACTAACCCACTGCAAAATTACTCTATCTATATATTGATATATAATGGTACTAAATTcatgattattttattttcatagttATCTAATTAGTTGATGAATGATAGTCACTCGCTGTTTTGTCTGCAAGCCAACCTTTTTTTATTAGGGTTTCTgagattgattgattgattcatGCATGGTGGAGCTGTCCCTGCCCCTCTtgtttttttcccctttttttattagaaaatttcCAAGACAATTAATGTCAGTGTTTTTCAGGGAATCCTAAATGCAGGAATTTAATATTTGTACACGTGTCCCTTTATACTTGGACAAAGTCATGGCATACAAGAAATTTGTTTGGGATTGGTTTTGTGAAATTATGAACATGGGTCAATGGAGTTTCATGTTCATGTTACTATTTAAATATGAATCTTGTTTTTTGGAGGTTCCCATGGTATTTTTCTACACCATACCCTCTTGTGAGACTTTCTTCTAGTTTTGTTCCCTGTTAAGATAAAATGACCAAATGTTATGTTGTAAAACTATCATTCAAATTATAAGCGGTGTGGATTGTATTAGTGATTAAAGTTTTCATCTCCAAACTGTGTTTCACGTTTAAATCATCGTTCCTTTTTTTGGTCTAGCTTAAAATAGTAATAAAAATCTCTCACTCAAATTAATCAGGAAACATATTAGATCGTCAAATTAAAAATCCAATAAGTACTTGtttaaatatataattcaaaTTGACAGCTTGAGATAACATATACTGTTGGTTTGTACCAGTAGTTGTGGGTAGAGGGGTTGACTCTGGTAAGAAATAAGCAAGCAAGGTTGGAAAATCTGCTAAATGAGCTAGTTTTGCAGAAAATGAGGATTCCAAAATAAAATCTCATATCAACTAATTTCTCTCTCCCTAAAACGAAATAGATTTCAGTCGGCTCGAGATATTCTCTCACGCAATCATTTCATGGTTTCAGTGGTATTATTCAGTCAATTAATTGTTTTCTAAGTGTTAAAAAGGTGAATCACACGTCTAATAAATGATTCTCATGTGGTGAAATGGTTGTAAgagaggagaaattttttattgtgacgaaAACAAGGACGACAGTATTTTCATATAAGtagtgaaaatttttattttttaagttgttaactttttaacacatatatcatagcatttgtataatgacacgtaaTGCACCACCTCACGAGAGAACCTCTGGCGCAGCTCAGCGTAATTCCGACAAGTTGCCCACGAATGCCTTACAACAATTTCAGCAACATCCAAATGCAAAACATGTGTCACGTAGCAGATACAGAACGCGAGACAACAGATAAACCTAAATCAGCAGAGAAAactagaaaaatatgaaaaacttcACCCATACATAAATCATACTTCTCCCAAAACAACTAGAAAATCTGGCTGAAAGTCGTCAAGCAAAATTTGAAGCAACAAAGTAAAAGATAATGGGTAGTACACAATACCAAATTGATGGCCAAGTTACAAGGAATCACCGTCCTCTTGATATTGCTTCATCCAACTCATCATGCGTGGAGGGGAACAACTCTATGTATCGACTTCCAAGCGTCATCCTATCCTTGGCCATCGCTGCCTTGGAGTCTTCTGCACTTGCAAACTCCACAAAACCTTCCCCGGTCGGCCTCCCTTCTGAATTCATTGTGAAATGAATTGAGGATTCTGACAACACGtagtccttgaagaaatccatTATGTCATCCTTCCCAGCTGAAAATGGCAATCCCCTCAACCGCAATACCCCGGTATGCTCCGCTGATTCCTTCCCTTCATCATAAGATTTGGCCCTTGGGGCATTTCTGCGGGGGGAACCACCACGAGAATCAGATACTTCTTGGGCTATTGCCTTGTAATATTCCTGCCTCTTACTTCTGAACACTTCAACATATCTCCTGCCCATGTTCTGCCTATTCTTTTGTAGGGCAAAATCAACCTGGAGAGGATACCCCAAAACACAA encodes the following:
- the LOC126616169 gene encoding uncharacterized protein LOC126616169 — protein: MFYRGKFADGGDGREMGSKRQRLSEPGSSFYGTSPGSSYMYNPTPYAYVGQPPPFPVVKLRGLPFDCTEVDVAEFFHGLDIVDVLFVHKNSKFTGEAFCVLGYPLQVDFALQKNRQNMGRRYVEVFRSKRQEYYKAIAQEVSDSRGGSPRRNAPRAKSYDEGKESAEHTGVLRLRGLPFSAGKDDIMDFFKDYVLSESSIHFTMNSEGRPTGEGFVEFASAEDSKAAMAKDRMTLGSRYIELFPSTHDELDEAISRGR